The proteins below come from a single Agromyces flavus genomic window:
- a CDS encoding MFS transporter encodes MFRSLASVDYRIWFVGALISNIGAWMQATAQSWVVLTELTDNDALAVGITMALQFAPQLLLVPVTGLIADRFERRKILMVTQSALMVLGFALGALLILGHAELWHLYVFAGLLGIVNAIDTPARQTFVADLVSSSNMSNAVALNSASFNAARMIGPAAAGLLIVLVGTGWVFVINAVTFIAVLVALAKLSGAKVRRMPRAPQERGAFVAGFRYVAGRPDLAVVFVMVFLIGAFGMNFPIFSSTMAVEFGRGAGEYGLLSSILAIGSLTGALLAAKRERARIRVIIAAVAFFGVAATVAAVMPTYWLFAASTVFIGFTIVTMLTTANGYVQTTTDPLLRGRVMAIYMAILSGGTPIGAPIVGAVANAWGPRWALGVAAAAAAVAALIGLGWLIVARGLRVVRHPAAGWMPRLALDYAEAPTAAIAVPLTRPVDVVKRQPAPHAGAAERPPVAPERPAASTRPTPSPTAPAASGT; translated from the coding sequence GTCGGCATCACGATGGCGCTGCAGTTCGCGCCCCAGCTGCTGCTCGTGCCCGTGACCGGGCTCATCGCCGACCGCTTCGAGCGCCGCAAGATCCTCATGGTGACCCAGAGCGCCCTCATGGTGCTCGGCTTCGCGCTCGGCGCGCTGCTCATCCTCGGCCACGCCGAGCTCTGGCACCTCTACGTCTTCGCCGGCCTGCTCGGCATCGTGAACGCGATCGACACGCCCGCGCGCCAGACGTTCGTCGCCGACCTCGTCTCGTCGTCCAACATGTCGAACGCGGTCGCCCTCAACTCGGCGTCCTTCAACGCAGCGCGCATGATCGGCCCGGCCGCCGCTGGCCTGCTCATCGTGCTCGTCGGCACCGGCTGGGTCTTCGTTATCAACGCCGTCACGTTCATCGCGGTGCTCGTCGCGCTCGCCAAGCTGAGCGGTGCCAAGGTGCGACGGATGCCGCGGGCCCCCCAGGAGCGCGGCGCCTTCGTCGCCGGCTTCCGCTACGTGGCGGGCCGACCCGACCTCGCCGTCGTGTTCGTCATGGTGTTCCTCATCGGCGCGTTCGGCATGAACTTCCCGATCTTCTCGTCGACCATGGCAGTCGAGTTCGGGCGCGGCGCCGGCGAGTACGGGCTGCTCTCGTCGATCCTCGCGATCGGCTCGCTGACGGGCGCGCTGCTCGCCGCCAAGCGCGAGCGCGCCCGCATCCGCGTGATCATCGCCGCCGTCGCGTTCTTCGGCGTGGCCGCGACGGTCGCCGCCGTCATGCCGACGTACTGGCTGTTCGCCGCGTCGACCGTGTTCATCGGCTTCACGATCGTCACGATGCTGACGACCGCGAACGGGTACGTGCAGACCACGACCGACCCGCTGCTGCGCGGTCGCGTCATGGCGATCTACATGGCGATCCTCTCGGGCGGCACGCCGATCGGCGCGCCCATCGTGGGTGCCGTGGCCAACGCCTGGGGTCCTCGCTGGGCGCTCGGCGTCGCGGCCGCCGCGGCGGCGGTCGCCGCACTCATCGGCCTCGGCTGGCTCATCGTCGCCCGCGGCCTGCGCGTCGTGCGCCATCCGGCAGCGGGCTGGATGCCCCGACTCGCGCTCGACTACGCCGAGGCGCCGACCGCGGCCATCGCGGTGCCCCTCACGCGTCCGGTCGACGTGGTGAAGCGGCAGCCCGCCCCGCACGCGGGCGCCGCCGAGCGCCCGCCGGTGGCACCCGAACGCCCGGCCGCATCGACGCGTCCGACGCCGTCTCCCACCGCCCCCGCGGCATCCGGCACCTGA
- a CDS encoding M20/M25/M40 family metallo-hydrolase: protein MKNITRAGVGVVAVAAVVTMAATTANAAVPTDTSALREAVTSDAIMDHLAELQEIADDNDGTRASGTEGYADSIDYIKELLTDAGYVVSEQKFLFNSFRELSEPVFDVVVPDLPAYVPGEDFFTAEYSGSGDVTAPLEAVDLVLPPGATASTSNSGCEPEDFADFTAGNIALVQRGTCDFSVKAANAYDAGAVGVIIFNEGQEGRQETLNATLGDQFSDEIPVVGTSFAIGDELAALLEEGEVVVHLKTDTLIELDVPTSNLIAETPTGRDDRVVMAGAHLDSVPDGPGIEDNGTGSAALLEIALQMADLGIEPRNTVRFAWWGAEEAGLVGSQYYVDQLSKREQKNIQLYLNFDMIGSPNYARFIYDGSGDAFGIKGPTGSGNIEGVFESYFDSQGLASEPTAFDGRSDYDAFISAGIPAGGLFTGAEDNKTPEQVALYGGLATFDGQPVSYDPCYHQPCDSMDPIDDGADADLYEAINDAYDGALEYDNVITNVNTLALEEMSDAAAHAILTFAMSTGSVSGTAKASPNATLHAGEHLGSHFRR from the coding sequence GTGAAGAACATCACCAGAGCAGGCGTGGGAGTCGTGGCCGTCGCGGCCGTCGTCACCATGGCTGCGACCACCGCGAACGCCGCCGTACCGACGGATACGAGCGCGCTGCGCGAGGCCGTCACATCCGACGCGATCATGGACCACCTCGCTGAGCTCCAGGAGATCGCCGATGACAACGACGGCACGCGGGCCAGCGGCACCGAGGGATATGCCGACTCCATCGACTACATCAAGGAACTGCTCACCGACGCGGGCTACGTGGTGAGCGAGCAGAAGTTCCTATTCAACTCCTTCCGCGAGCTGTCGGAGCCCGTGTTCGACGTCGTCGTGCCAGACCTGCCGGCGTACGTCCCGGGCGAGGACTTCTTCACCGCCGAATACTCGGGCAGCGGCGACGTGACTGCCCCGCTCGAGGCCGTCGACCTCGTGCTGCCGCCCGGTGCGACGGCCAGCACGTCCAACAGCGGCTGCGAGCCCGAGGACTTCGCGGACTTCACCGCGGGCAACATCGCGCTCGTCCAGCGCGGCACGTGCGACTTCTCGGTCAAGGCCGCGAACGCCTATGACGCCGGAGCCGTCGGTGTCATCATCTTCAACGAGGGCCAGGAAGGCCGCCAGGAGACGCTGAACGCGACGCTCGGCGACCAGTTCAGCGACGAGATCCCGGTCGTGGGCACGTCGTTCGCGATCGGTGACGAGCTGGCCGCGCTGCTCGAGGAGGGCGAGGTCGTCGTCCACCTCAAGACCGACACGCTCATCGAGCTCGACGTGCCGACGTCGAACCTCATCGCCGAGACGCCGACCGGTCGCGACGACCGCGTCGTGATGGCCGGTGCGCACCTCGACTCCGTGCCCGACGGGCCCGGCATCGAGGACAACGGCACGGGTTCGGCCGCGCTGCTCGAGATCGCGCTGCAGATGGCCGACCTCGGCATCGAACCGCGCAACACCGTGCGATTCGCGTGGTGGGGCGCCGAGGAGGCCGGACTCGTCGGGTCGCAGTACTACGTCGACCAGCTGAGCAAGCGGGAGCAGAAGAACATCCAGCTCTACCTCAACTTCGACATGATCGGCTCGCCGAACTACGCCCGCTTCATCTACGACGGCAGCGGTGACGCGTTCGGCATCAAGGGCCCGACCGGCAGCGGAAACATCGAGGGCGTCTTCGAGTCGTACTTCGACTCGCAGGGCCTCGCGTCGGAGCCGACCGCCTTCGACGGGCGCTCGGACTACGACGCGTTCATCAGCGCGGGCATCCCGGCGGGCGGCCTGTTCACCGGAGCCGAGGACAACAAGACTCCTGAGCAGGTGGCGCTCTACGGCGGCCTCGCGACCTTCGATGGCCAGCCGGTGTCGTACGACCCGTGCTATCACCAGCCCTGCGACAGCATGGACCCGATCGACGACGGCGCTGACGCCGACCTGTACGAGGCGATCAACGACGCGTATGACGGTGCGCTCGAGTACGACAACGTGATCACGAACGTGAACACGCTCGCACTCGAGGAGATGTCGGATGCCGCGGCGCACGCCATCCTCACCTTCGCGATGTCGACGGGGTCGGTGAGCGGCACGGCGAAGGCCTCGCCGAACGCGACCCTGCACGCGGGAGAGCACCTGGGCTCCCACTTCCGTCGCTGA
- a CDS encoding LacI family DNA-binding transcriptional regulator, producing the protein MAVSVRDVAAAASVSVGTVSNVLNRPEKVSPDTVARVLAAIDELGFVRNDAARQLRAGRSRSIGLVVLDVRNPFFTDVARGAEDRAAEDGMTILLGNSDENADRERAYLDLFEEQRVHGVLISPMADDLPRLARLRARGVPVVLVDREAEDRSFSSVAVDDVVGGALAVRHLVESGRRRIAFIGGPTSIRQVADRLEGARRAAAETPGVTLEVIETEGTTVLEGRAAGERIRDRAPGDRPDAVFAANDLLAMGVLQALVMLGSVKVPEDVALVGYDDIDFAQAAVVPLSSIRQPAWLIGHTAVDLLLREARQGDDFVPDQVQFQPELVVRESTAARR; encoded by the coding sequence ATGGCGGTGAGCGTGCGCGACGTCGCAGCCGCGGCATCCGTCTCGGTCGGCACGGTGTCGAACGTGCTGAACCGGCCAGAGAAGGTCTCGCCCGACACCGTCGCGCGGGTGCTCGCCGCGATCGACGAGCTCGGCTTCGTGCGCAACGACGCCGCGCGGCAGCTTCGGGCGGGCCGCAGCCGATCGATCGGCCTCGTCGTGCTCGACGTGCGCAACCCCTTCTTCACCGACGTCGCGCGCGGCGCCGAGGATCGCGCCGCCGAGGACGGCATGACGATCCTGCTCGGCAACAGCGACGAGAACGCCGACCGCGAGCGCGCCTACCTCGACCTCTTCGAGGAGCAGCGCGTGCACGGCGTGCTCATCTCGCCCATGGCCGACGACCTTCCGCGGCTGGCACGCCTCCGCGCGCGCGGCGTGCCCGTCGTGCTCGTGGACCGCGAAGCCGAGGACCGCAGCTTCTCGTCGGTCGCCGTCGACGACGTGGTCGGGGGCGCGCTCGCCGTGCGGCACCTCGTGGAGTCCGGACGCCGCCGCATCGCCTTCATCGGGGGGCCGACGAGCATCCGCCAGGTGGCCGACCGGCTCGAGGGCGCGCGCCGTGCCGCCGCCGAGACGCCGGGCGTGACACTCGAGGTCATCGAGACCGAGGGCACCACCGTGCTCGAGGGCCGGGCCGCGGGCGAGCGGATCCGCGATCGGGCCCCGGGCGATCGCCCCGACGCGGTCTTCGCGGCCAACGACCTGCTCGCGATGGGCGTGCTGCAGGCGCTGGTGATGCTCGGGTCCGTGAAGGTGCCCGAGGATGTCGCCCTCGTCGGTTACGACGACATCGACTTCGCGCAGGCCGCGGTGGTGCCGCTCTCCTCGATTCGGCAGCCGGCATGGCTCATCGGTCACACGGCGGTCGACCTGCTGCTGCGCGAGGCCCGGCAGGGTGACGATTTCGTTCCCGACCAGGTGCAGTTCCAGCCCGAGCTGGTCGTGCGGGAGTCGACCGCGGCGCGGCGCTAG
- a CDS encoding alpha-L-rhamnosidase-related protein, translating to MAEGPPHSAEELRRWVRARSPQPFDDADVVPRASTHDWMYGPEQYPLALLVRLVDDGFAANRNVHYPRNHGRPASRVRFRAVATAAGPARVLVEGRADVAVLVLEGAGPDVAGPTGSESMRQVGDRIEVVLPAAGSVVEFDVVAEPGGAPAIGVPADAPLGEWTASVDQGPFERVAVRHGGVRAPHLDPPGMVAVAAVRGADGRYDVGAPVLGRPLLDIERAPVVGSGESIAEALADESERETRHEIVAAPVGGWTTRHPLGFRYLAVSADDAPPVIPVRAEVAPLGRTGAFACSDERLTRIWAAAQYTLRLCDQGLMIDGIKRDRMPWAGDQALSTLANAFALGDGQVIADGLVALGRPEHGYVNGIADYSLWHVVNTDLYVRYFGDVAHARREAARIDAFVGELARHADADGVFRPEAQPGGFVDSGPGSVFLDWGLALEHGRDPVALQMLWAWALRSAQRVLARVGHPGAVRWGELADALESTVRARGWLADAGRWADYLDADESASRAPYANFLAVLAGLHPVDVPAGVVASIREGTAGTPFMTAFRLRALLAAGWSNVALDEVRDVWGDMLDAGPGTFWEEAATDGSPFEMYGRPYGRSLCHAWSAGPAAILPEAVLGVRPLADGWSRFEVAPRLGGLDWASAVIPLPVGDLVVRVDADRVSVDVPAGTALVRGDRVDHGPTVVEWPIG from the coding sequence GTGGCGGAGGGGCCGCCGCACTCCGCCGAGGAGCTGCGGCGGTGGGTGCGGGCGCGCTCGCCGCAGCCGTTCGACGACGCCGACGTCGTACCGCGGGCTTCGACGCACGACTGGATGTACGGGCCCGAACAGTACCCGCTGGCGCTGCTGGTGCGGCTCGTCGACGACGGCTTCGCGGCGAACCGGAACGTGCACTACCCGCGCAACCACGGCCGTCCGGCTTCGCGCGTGCGGTTCCGGGCGGTCGCGACGGCGGCCGGCCCGGCGCGCGTGCTGGTCGAGGGGCGGGCGGATGTCGCGGTGCTCGTGCTCGAAGGTGCGGGGCCGGATGTCGCGGGGCCGACCGGATCCGAGTCGATGCGCCAGGTGGGCGACCGCATCGAGGTCGTGCTCCCCGCGGCCGGGTCGGTCGTGGAATTCGACGTGGTCGCGGAACCGGGCGGGGCACCCGCGATCGGCGTGCCGGCGGACGCTCCGCTCGGAGAGTGGACCGCGAGCGTCGACCAGGGCCCGTTCGAGCGGGTCGCTGTCCGGCACGGAGGCGTGCGCGCCCCGCACCTCGACCCGCCGGGCATGGTCGCGGTCGCGGCGGTCCGCGGCGCCGACGGACGATACGACGTCGGCGCTCCGGTGCTCGGACGACCGCTTCTCGATATCGAGCGCGCGCCCGTCGTGGGCAGCGGCGAGAGCATCGCGGAGGCGCTCGCCGACGAGTCGGAACGCGAGACCCGCCACGAGATCGTGGCCGCGCCGGTGGGCGGCTGGACCACGCGACATCCGCTCGGCTTCAGGTACCTGGCCGTGTCGGCGGATGACGCGCCGCCCGTGATCCCGGTGCGCGCCGAGGTCGCGCCGCTCGGCCGCACGGGCGCGTTCGCCTGTTCCGACGAGCGGCTGACCCGCATCTGGGCGGCCGCCCAGTACACGCTGCGCCTGTGCGACCAGGGCCTCATGATCGACGGCATCAAGCGCGACCGCATGCCGTGGGCCGGCGACCAGGCGCTCAGCACGCTCGCGAACGCGTTCGCGCTGGGCGACGGGCAGGTGATCGCCGACGGGCTCGTCGCGCTCGGGCGGCCCGAGCACGGCTACGTCAACGGCATCGCCGACTATTCGCTGTGGCACGTCGTGAACACCGACCTCTACGTGCGGTACTTCGGCGACGTCGCCCACGCCCGACGGGAGGCCGCTCGGATCGACGCCTTCGTCGGCGAGCTCGCCAGGCACGCCGATGCCGACGGCGTGTTCCGACCCGAGGCGCAGCCCGGCGGATTCGTCGACTCCGGGCCGGGGTCGGTGTTCCTCGACTGGGGCCTGGCGCTCGAGCACGGGCGCGACCCGGTCGCCCTGCAGATGCTCTGGGCCTGGGCGTTGCGCAGCGCCCAGCGGGTGCTCGCGCGAGTCGGTCACCCCGGCGCGGTGCGATGGGGTGAGCTCGCCGACGCCCTCGAGTCGACCGTGCGGGCGCGCGGATGGCTCGCCGACGCCGGACGCTGGGCCGATTACCTCGACGCCGACGAGTCCGCCTCGCGCGCGCCGTATGCGAACTTCCTCGCGGTGCTCGCGGGACTGCACCCCGTCGACGTACCGGCCGGCGTCGTCGCATCGATCCGGGAGGGCACGGCGGGGACCCCGTTCATGACGGCCTTCCGGCTCCGCGCGCTCCTGGCCGCCGGCTGGTCGAATGTCGCGCTCGACGAGGTGCGGGACGTCTGGGGCGACATGCTCGACGCGGGGCCGGGCACGTTCTGGGAGGAGGCGGCGACCGACGGATCGCCGTTCGAGATGTACGGGCGCCCGTACGGGCGAAGCCTCTGCCACGCGTGGTCGGCGGGGCCGGCCGCGATCCTGCCCGAGGCCGTGCTCGGAGTACGGCCGCTCGCCGACGGCTGGTCGCGCTTCGAGGTCGCCCCGCGCCTCGGCGGGCTCGACTGGGCGAGCGCGGTGATTCCGCTTCCGGTGGGCGACCTCGTCGTCCGGGTCGACGCGGACCGCGTCTCGGTCGACGTGCCCGCCGGGACCGCGCTCGTCCGCGGCGATCGCGTCGACCATGGTCCGACGGTCGTGGAATGGCCGATCGGCTGA
- a CDS encoding carbohydrate ABC transporter permease, which translates to MRSVAWRWGAGSAAILVAIVVFIVPFAFIVFTAGKTQAEASFLEFTWPTEWVLWDNLIAVIENRDFLLVRAFLNSAILTVGAVSIMVVLGAMVGYVVQRRRSRWNPVVNGLVLAGLIIPPAVVPTIWVLQGLGLFKTLVGLIAVHVAFGLSFCILLFRAFVATIPRELDEAAIIDGAGSIKLFFRVIFPLLKSVIVTVIVVQSVTVFNDFAFALYFLPGEDNATVQLTTFNYRAQAVSSFNLLFADILLITIPPLIMYIIFQRQIVAGMTSGAVKG; encoded by the coding sequence GTGAGAAGCGTCGCCTGGCGCTGGGGAGCGGGCAGTGCCGCCATCCTCGTCGCGATCGTCGTGTTCATCGTGCCGTTCGCGTTCATCGTGTTCACCGCCGGCAAGACCCAGGCTGAGGCGTCGTTCCTCGAGTTCACGTGGCCCACCGAATGGGTCCTCTGGGACAACCTCATCGCTGTGATCGAGAACCGCGACTTCCTCCTGGTGCGCGCGTTCCTCAACAGCGCGATCCTCACGGTGGGCGCCGTCTCGATCATGGTCGTGCTCGGCGCCATGGTCGGCTACGTCGTGCAGCGTCGCCGGTCGCGATGGAACCCGGTCGTCAACGGCCTCGTCCTGGCGGGACTCATCATCCCGCCGGCCGTCGTGCCGACGATCTGGGTGCTGCAGGGGCTGGGGCTCTTCAAGACCCTGGTCGGCCTCATCGCCGTGCACGTCGCCTTCGGCCTGTCGTTCTGCATCCTGCTGTTCCGCGCCTTCGTCGCGACGATCCCCCGCGAGCTCGACGAGGCGGCGATCATCGACGGCGCGGGCTCGATCAAGCTGTTCTTCCGTGTGATCTTCCCGCTGCTCAAGTCGGTCATCGTCACGGTGATCGTCGTGCAGTCCGTGACCGTCTTCAACGACTTCGCCTTCGCCCTGTACTTCCTCCCGGGCGAGGACAACGCGACGGTGCAGCTCACGACGTTCAACTACCGGGCGCAGGCCGTGAGCTCGTTCAACCTGCTCTTCGCCGACATCCTGCTGATCACCATCCCGCCGCTGATCATGTACATCATCTTCCAGCGCCAGATCGTCGCCGGCATGACGTCCGGTGCCGTGAAGGGCTGA
- a CDS encoding carbohydrate ABC transporter permease, whose product MTTATAPGRPATADSAAKTPREPRKRKPMRSPYPTWFFIPAGVFYVVLFLVPTIASFYFSLTRWTLFDVEFIGFDNFVRFFQEPQLVTGFVNTFIYAFLTSGLKVVLGLLLGVFLSSQIIGRGFLRATVFFPVLVSTIGVGILFQVLLDPFGGPINEALAAVGITGPGWLTDPSLALISVALVDVWKGVGLATLIYIAGMVAIPAEYFEAAKVDGAGSWNTFRHITLPLLRPATVTVVLLSLIGGLRSFDLIWTMTGGGPGFTSDVLASVVYKQYQAGFFGLSTAGNVVLFVVVAAIIYPLSWWLNRKEAEQ is encoded by the coding sequence ATGACCACCGCGACGGCCCCAGGCCGCCCCGCGACCGCGGACTCCGCGGCGAAGACGCCGCGTGAGCCGCGCAAGCGCAAGCCCATGAGGAGCCCGTACCCGACGTGGTTCTTCATCCCCGCCGGCGTGTTCTACGTCGTCCTCTTCCTGGTCCCGACCATCGCCTCGTTCTACTTCTCGCTCACGCGGTGGACCCTGTTCGACGTCGAGTTCATCGGCTTCGACAACTTCGTACGGTTCTTCCAGGAGCCGCAGCTCGTCACGGGCTTCGTCAACACCTTCATCTACGCCTTCCTCACCTCCGGGCTCAAGGTCGTGCTCGGCCTGCTGCTCGGGGTCTTCCTCAGCTCGCAGATCATCGGCCGCGGGTTCCTCCGCGCCACGGTGTTCTTCCCGGTGCTCGTGAGCACGATCGGGGTCGGCATCCTGTTCCAGGTGCTCCTCGACCCGTTCGGCGGCCCGATCAACGAGGCGCTGGCCGCAGTGGGCATCACGGGACCCGGATGGCTCACCGACCCGTCGCTCGCACTGATCTCGGTGGCCCTCGTCGACGTCTGGAAGGGCGTCGGACTCGCGACCCTCATCTACATCGCCGGCATGGTGGCCATCCCCGCCGAGTACTTCGAGGCGGCGAAGGTCGACGGCGCCGGCTCGTGGAACACCTTCCGGCACATCACGCTGCCCCTGCTCCGCCCCGCGACCGTCACCGTCGTGCTGCTCTCGCTGATCGGCGGGCTCCGCTCGTTCGACCTCATCTGGACGATGACCGGCGGCGGCCCCGGCTTCACGAGCGACGTGCTCGCCTCCGTGGTCTACAAGCAGTACCAGGCCGGGTTCTTCGGCCTCTCGACCGCCGGCAACGTCGTGCTCTTCGTCGTCGTGGCCGCGATCATCTACCCGCTCTCGTGGTGGCTCAACCGGAAGGAGGCGGAGCAGTGA
- a CDS encoding ABC transporter substrate-binding protein, translating to MVPRTPRRTLVALGAGGLALSLALAGCSAGGGSDDEGGPVTLSFLTDNTEATVATAEALADAFMKDNPDITIEVETRPQGADGDNVVKTRLSTGEMNDIFQYNSGSLMQALSPDQTLVNLADQDYVDKFDENFIKSVSTDNGVYGVPMGQSMAGAVIYNKDIYEQLGLEIPETWDEFISNSEAIKEAGVAAPIVQTYGDTWTSQLFVLGDFNNVLADDPDWAQKYTENKAKYVDEPALAGFEHLQEVFDKKLLNEDFASAKYPDGVSMVATGEGAQYPILTFAASQLMTTNPEAADVVGTFPLPGPDAGTNGLTVWMPTNTVYVPKSTEGAKLEAAQKFLEFLTTPESCDIQSETTAAQGPYVIDGCELPEDVPAMVSDMQPYFDDGKTNLALEFLSPIKGPALEQITVAVGSGITSAEDGAAQYDEDVKKQAQQLGLEGW from the coding sequence ATGGTCCCCCGTACCCCGCGGCGCACGCTCGTCGCCCTCGGCGCAGGCGGTCTCGCCCTGTCGCTCGCGCTCGCCGGCTGCAGTGCCGGCGGCGGCTCCGACGATGAGGGTGGTCCCGTGACACTCTCGTTCCTGACCGACAACACCGAGGCCACGGTCGCGACGGCCGAGGCCCTCGCCGACGCGTTCATGAAGGACAACCCCGACATCACGATCGAGGTCGAGACCCGTCCCCAGGGCGCCGACGGCGACAACGTCGTCAAGACGCGCCTGTCCACCGGTGAGATGAACGACATCTTCCAGTACAACTCGGGGTCGCTGATGCAGGCGCTGAGCCCCGACCAGACGCTCGTCAACCTGGCCGATCAGGACTACGTCGACAAGTTCGACGAGAACTTCATCAAGAGCGTCTCGACCGACAACGGCGTGTACGGCGTTCCGATGGGCCAGTCGATGGCCGGCGCCGTCATCTACAACAAGGACATCTACGAGCAGCTGGGGCTCGAGATCCCCGAGACGTGGGACGAGTTCATCTCGAACTCCGAGGCGATCAAGGAGGCCGGCGTGGCCGCTCCGATCGTCCAGACCTACGGCGACACCTGGACCTCCCAGCTCTTCGTCCTCGGCGACTTCAACAACGTGCTCGCCGACGACCCCGACTGGGCCCAGAAGTACACCGAGAACAAGGCCAAGTACGTCGACGAGCCGGCGCTCGCCGGGTTCGAGCACCTGCAGGAGGTGTTCGACAAGAAGCTCCTCAACGAGGACTTCGCGTCGGCGAAGTACCCCGACGGCGTGAGCATGGTGGCGACCGGTGAGGGCGCGCAGTACCCGATCCTCACGTTCGCCGCCTCGCAGCTGATGACGACGAACCCCGAGGCGGCCGATGTCGTCGGCACCTTCCCGCTCCCCGGCCCCGACGCGGGCACCAACGGCCTCACGGTCTGGATGCCGACGAACACGGTCTACGTCCCCAAGTCGACCGAGGGCGCCAAGCTCGAGGCGGCGCAGAAGTTCCTCGAGTTCCTCACCACGCCCGAGAGCTGCGACATCCAGTCGGAGACGACTGCGGCGCAGGGCCCGTACGTGATCGACGGCTGCGAGCTGCCCGAGGACGTCCCCGCGATGGTCTCGGACATGCAGCCGTACTTCGACGATGGCAAGACCAACCTCGCCCTCGAGTTCCTCTCGCCGATCAAGGGCCCGGCCCTCGAGCAGATCACGGTCGCCGTGGGCTCCGGCATCACCTCGGCTGAGGACGGCGCCGCCCAGTACGACGAGGATGTCAAGAAGCAGGCGCAGCAGCTCGGCCTCGAGGGCTGGTAG
- a CDS encoding LacI family DNA-binding transcriptional regulator, with protein MTRARAATIEDVAREAGVSRAAVSKVIRNAYGVSPSMRDRVNAAIEALDYRPRVAARAMRGATFTLGIELPHIGNPFFTKIVAGATATLQGTEYQLIIAPADFDGEEGVRALGALADRQVDGIVAISPLVSPEWLERLAARVPVVMIGRHDRSAAYDTVTGDDTEGTRLAMEHLFELGHRRIVHLTRSEEVTQPGSGTPHAMRLEQYLASMRNAGFGDDIRVVRTGMTEESARLDTLALLDDEVPTAIFVGNDELALGTLRAIGEHGLSPADVSVVGYDDVDIASHPAISLTSVDQSGVAMGERAIRLLLERIAGRTEPVHFSVEPTLRVRGSTRPAAARHID; from the coding sequence GTGACCAGAGCCCGAGCAGCGACCATCGAGGACGTCGCACGCGAGGCCGGAGTCTCGCGCGCCGCCGTCTCCAAGGTCATCCGAAACGCCTACGGCGTGAGCCCGTCGATGCGCGACCGCGTGAACGCCGCGATCGAGGCGCTCGACTACCGCCCGCGCGTCGCAGCCAGGGCCATGCGCGGCGCGACCTTCACGCTCGGCATCGAGCTCCCCCACATCGGCAACCCGTTCTTCACCAAGATCGTCGCGGGAGCGACGGCGACCCTGCAGGGCACCGAGTACCAGCTGATCATCGCGCCCGCCGACTTCGACGGCGAGGAGGGCGTGCGCGCCCTCGGCGCGCTCGCCGACCGCCAGGTCGACGGCATCGTGGCGATCTCGCCGCTCGTCTCGCCCGAATGGCTCGAACGGCTGGCCGCCCGCGTGCCCGTGGTCATGATCGGGCGCCACGACCGCTCGGCCGCCTACGACACGGTCACCGGCGACGACACCGAGGGAACGCGCCTCGCGATGGAGCACCTGTTCGAGCTCGGGCACCGTCGCATCGTCCACCTCACGCGGAGCGAGGAGGTGACGCAGCCGGGCTCGGGCACGCCGCACGCGATGCGACTCGAGCAGTACCTCGCGAGCATGCGCAACGCCGGGTTCGGCGACGACATCCGCGTCGTGCGCACCGGCATGACCGAGGAGTCGGCGCGTCTCGACACGCTCGCGCTGCTCGACGACGAGGTGCCCACGGCGATCTTCGTCGGCAACGACGAGCTCGCGCTCGGCACCCTCCGGGCCATCGGCGAGCACGGTCTCTCGCCCGCCGACGTGTCCGTCGTCGGCTACGACGACGTCGACATCGCCAGCCACCCGGCGATCTCGCTCACGAGCGTCGACCAGTCGGGCGTGGCCATGGGCGAGCGGGCCATCCGACTGCTCCTCGAGCGCATCGCGGGCCGCACCGAGCCCGTCCACTTCTCCGTCGAGCCCACCCTGAGGGTGCGCGGATCCACGCGGCCGGCTGCGGCGCGCCACATCGACTGA